The Bacillota bacterium genomic sequence CGGCAGGCATACCGGAAGGAAAGCGAACCATCGGCGTTGTCCACGATCCACAGGAGCGCCTCAAGCAGAGTCGTCCCTTCCCCAACCGGCACCTCGTAGGTGGAGTAGCGGGGCTCCTTGTCTACCTCGGGATCAAAGCGAAATACCGTGAACTTCAACCACTCCACCCCCTCAGTACTTGCGCGCCTCTGGCTGCCACTTCGTGATCACCACCGGCTTGTACTCCAGCCGGGGGCCATCCGGAGTCCAGCGCGCCACCGTGTGCTTGAGCCAGTTGGCATCATCACGCTGGGGATAGTCCCGCCGGAAATGAGAGCCCCGGCTCTCGGGGCGGGTCAGCGCACCCAGCGCAATCACTTCCGCCAGCTCCAGCATGGCGGGAAGCTCAAGCGCCGAGATCAGCTCCAGATTGTAACGACGGCCGCGGGCATCCACCCGGGCTCGCTTCACCCGCTCCTTCAGCTCCCGGATCTTCTCCACCGCCTCCCGCATGGGACCCTCCTCGCGGAATATCCCCACCTTCTCGAACATCACCTGCTTCATCTCTTCCCGGATCACGGCCGTCCTTTCACCATCTTGCCGGGAAATAAGCTCCCCGATGCGCGCCTCCACCTCGCCCACGGCAGTATCAAGTGCACTGCCATCGGGCCCCGTCTTTTCCAGCCCCCGCACGTATCGCACCGCCGCCGCTCCCGCCAACTGCCCGAACACCACCGTCTCAAGCAGCGAGTTGCCACCCAGACGGTTGGCCCCGTGCACGCTCACACAGGCGCACTCGCCCGCAGCAAACAGGCCGGGAAGCTCGGAGGCACCGTCTTTGTCCACGTCCAGACCGCCCATGGTGTAATGCTGCGCGGGCTGAATGGGAATGGGCTTTTCGATGGGGTCCACGCCCGCAAAGTACATGGCTATCTCCCGGATGGCAGGAAGCCGCTCCTTGATCTTCTCCGCCCCCAGATGCCTGAGGTCAAGGTGCACGTAGGCGTTCTCAAACCCACGCCCCTCGTCGATCTCGGTCTGGATGGACCGCGCCACGATGTCCCGCGGCCCCAACTCCATGGCCTTGGGCGCATATCGCGCCATGAAACGCTCCCCGTCCCGGTTGAGAAGATAGCCACCTTCACCACGGGCAGCCTCGGAAATGAGCACGTTGTTGGGATAAAGGGAAGTGGGGTGAAACTGCACGAACTCCATGTCCTTCAGGGGCACACCCCGCATATAGCAGAACGCCGCCGCGCTCCCCGTGTTGATGTGGGAGTTGGTGGATCGCGCGTAAATCCTGCCCGCACCGCCCGTGGCCATGACCACCGCTTCCGCACCGAACGCCTCCACTCGACCGCTTACCATGTCCATGGCCACCACCCCCCGGCAGCGACCACCGGACACGATCAGGTCCAGCATCAGCCACTCCTCGTATACCCTGATCCCCCGTTTCACCACCTGCTCGTACAGGGTGTGGAGCATGGCATGACCGGTGCGATCGGCCGCATAGCAGGTGCGCGGGAAACCAGCCCCACCGAAGGGACGCTGGGCAATCTTCCCCTCCGGGGTGCGGGAAAAAGGACAACCCCAGTTCTCAATCTCATAGATCCGCTCCGGAGCCAGACGGGTCATCAACTCAGCCGCGTCCTGGTCCGCCAGGTAGTCGGCTCCTTTGACCGTGTCAAAAGCATGCCGCTCCGGACTGTCTTCCTTACCCTCGGGAACATTGGCCAGGGGAGCATTCACCCCACCCTGCGCCGCCACCGAGTGCGACCGCACGGGATGCACCCGTGTCAGCACCGCTACATCCTCGCCCGCCGCCTCAATGGCAGCCCGTAAGCCAGCCAATCCCGCCCCCACCACCAGGATGCGATGATATGGCATGTCCCTTACCCCCTGAGAAAAGCCAGGATCGGTGGTACGCCGTATACGATGGCACCTATACCCACCACCACCAGCACCACGGTCAGGACGACCGCCGCGCCCCGCGACACCCTGAAGTCCAGCACCACCGTGCGCAGGCCATTCAAACCGTGGAACACGGCAAACACCAAAAGCAGCACGTCAGAGACCAGATACAGCACCCACTTCAGCTTCAGGTGCACACCGGCGAAGGTGATCTCCGCCCCCGGGGAAACATGATGCTGTACAAGCCAGTGCAACCCCAGCGCAAACACCAGGATGGCCCCGCTCGCCCGCTGCAGTATCCACGCCCAGGTGCGCAACTTCCCCACCTCCCCCTAAGCCGCCGGCGACGCCGGACCGGCAAAAAGGGGCATCAGCATCTGCACCGCCCCAATCACAAACAACACCACCACCACCGCCATGGTGGCATACCACAAGGCCCGGTGCGCCCGGATGCCATACCCCATGTCAAACAGGATGATGCGGATGCCGTTTATGCCGTGATACAGCACGCAGGCCAGAAGGCCCACTTCCATCACCCGCCAGAACGGCGTCCCCAGCGTCCTCATGATGGCGTCAAACGCCTCCGGACCCTGCGCCGCCCGCCCGATCACCCAGATGTGCAGGAGCAGGTAAAACACGATTAACAGACCCGTCACCCGGTGCAGCATCCATCCCCACATCCCCGGACGCAGGTACGCCGGCACCAGGTCGGGATTACGCATAAAGACGCCCCGCGGTTTGTACATCAACTGTCACCTCCCCTGGCTATGGCCACTGCCTTGGCCGCAGCTTCTTCCATCTGCCGGAACGCGGCGACACCGTGCTCTCGCAAGAGGGCCGTCCCCTGTTCCTCGTTGGTGCCCACCAGCCTGACCACCAGGGGAACGGGCAGGCCCTGCTCGGTCTTCACCTTCACGATGGCGCGCGCCACGTCGTCACAACGGGTGATCCCCCCGAAGATGTTGATGAGTATGACCCGGGGGCGCGTTTCCAGAAGGACCCCGATGGCCCGGGCCATGGGCTCCGCGGCCGCTCCCCCGCCTGCGTCCAGGAAGTTGGCCGGCCGGCCTCCGTAGCGCGCCAGCACGTCCAGCGTGGCCATGGTGATCCCGGCCCCGTTGGCCATCACGGCGATGTCCCCGTCCAGTTGCACAAAGGAGAGCCCCAACTCCTTGACCCGGCGCTCCAGGTCGGTACCCTCTTCCACACGGGGCAGTTCGGGATGACGGTAGAGGGCCTCGTCGTCAACGTTCAGACGCGCGTCTGCCGCCACCAGCCGCCGGTCCCCGCCGGACACTGCCGCCACGGCCAGCGGGTTGATCTCCACCAGTTCGGCGTCATAGCGACGGAACACACCCCAGAGGCGGATGGCAATGTCCTCGAACTGGCGGGCCAGCGACCCCTCCAGGCCCAGGCGACGGGCCAGCAGCCTCCCCACATAAGGCTGCATCCCCCAGGTGATGTCCAGGGGCTTCTTCACGATGGCCCGCTCGGGAACTTCCTCGATGGCCATTCCCCCCTGGGCGGAAGCGATGAGCAGGGGTCGCCGGGCGCTACCCTCCACCGCTATGCCCAGGTATAGTTCCTTCTCGATGGCCAGCTTTTCTTCCACCAGGAGCCTGTCCACCCGGTAGCCGCGCAGTTCCGTGCCCAGCAGGCGGGCCGCCACCTCCCGCGCCTCTTCGGGGGTGCTGGCGAAGGCGATGCCACCCGCCTTGCCCCGCGCGCCTGCCAGGATCTGCGATTTTAGCGCCACCGGCCCGATCTCGGCCGCCACCCCGGCGGCCTGATCTGCCGTCTCACAGATCCGCCCCGCCGGCACCGGGATGCCCGCCTGGCGGAATACGTCCTTGGCTAGGTATTCGTAAAGTTTCATCTTGACCCTCCAAGGGGGGCCGCCCGGTGAGCACCGGGCGGCCCGAGACGTTTACTCGGCAGGTACGGGAGGAATGATGCCCTCGCGCATGAGCAATGCGGCACCCTCGCGCGCCTTGCGGATGAGTTGTTCTGCGCGGGACTTCAACTCGTCCCAGGTGAGGCGCAGGCGCGCCACTCCCTGCTCCACCGCCTTCACACCCACGGCAGCCGCCACCCGCGGGTACACCTCCCACTCCTCCATGGTGGGCAGGATGTAATCGGGACCCAGCCCCCTGTCTTCGGCATACCGCGCCAGCTCCCGTGCCGCCTCAATGCACATCTCATCGGTGATGGTGCGCGCCCGCACGTCCAGCGCCCCCCGGAAAATGCTGGGGAACCCCAACGAGTTGTTCACCTGATTGGGGAAGTCCGAACGCGCCGTCGCCACCACCGCCGCACCCGCTTCCTTAGCCTCCCACGGCCAGATCTCGGGCACCGGGTTAGCGCACGTGAACACGATGGGATCGGGAGCCATGGCCTTCACCCACTCGGGCTTGATCGTGCCCGGGCCGGGCTTGGACAGCCCGATCACAACGTCCATCCCCTTCATGGCCTCGGGGATGCCACCCGTACGCCCCTCGGCATTGGTCTTCTGGGCCAGCTCCCACTTCTCCGGGTGCGTCTCCCGGAGCTCGATGCGACCTCTGTGAAGTATCCCGGTGGAGTCACACATAACAATGCGGCCGGGATCTGCGCCCGCCCCGATGATCACCCGGGCACAGGCGATGTTGGCCGCACCCGCCCCGATCATGGCAATGCGGGCATCCTCCAGCTTCTTGCCCACCACCCTCAACGCACCCAGCAAACCCGCCAGCGTCACCGCCGCCGTCCCCTGCTGGTCATCGTGCCACACCGGGATCTCCATCTCCCGCCTGAGGGTGTCCAGAATCCGGAAACACTTGGGCTGGGCAATATCTTCCAGGTTAATGCCGCCGAACGAGGGCTCGAGCAGCTTCACCGTGCGGATGAACTCATCGGGGTCCTTCGTGCGCAGGCAAATGGGTACCGCATCCACCCCACCCAGGTACTTGAACAGCAGCGCCTTGCCCTCCATCACCGGCATGGCCGCCTCGGGACCAATGTCCCCCAACCCCAGCACCCGGGTACCATCCGATACCACCGCCACCACATTCCACTTCCAGGTGTGGTCGTACACCCTCTCGGGGTTCCTCTGAATGTCCCGGCAGGGCTCCGCCACCCCGGGCGTATACCAGATGGCAAAATCATCCATGCTGCGGACCGCACAGCGGGGATAAGTCTCGATCTTGCCCCGGTAAAAGGGATGCAGCCGCATGGCATCCTGGGCCGGCTTCTTCGTCTTCGCCAGCAGTTCCTCCGGAGTCGCCATCCCTCTTTCCCTCCCAGTTAGTTGCTCCAGAAGTTGCCTGTCGTAACTGCGCAACGCGGCCCACCACCCGAGCAGCCCCCGCACGCAAACCCTGCAGCCCCGCGGGGCACCCGGGCTCACTCCAGACGGTAACGGATCTTACCCTCCTCGTACAGGTCACCACCGTAACGGTCGTTCACCACCACCACGGGGAAGTTCTCCACCCGCAGGCGCCTGATCGCCTCCGCGCCCAGATCCTCATACGCCACCACTTCCGAATCCACGATGCTGCGCGCAATCAGCGCACCCGCTCCCCCCACGGCGGCAAAATACACCGCCCCGTACTCCCGCATGGCCTGTTTGACCGCCTCAGAACGCAGACCCTTGCCAATCATCCCCTTCAACCCAGCCCGGATCAATGCCGGCGTGTACGGGTCCATCCGGCCGGAAGTGGTGGGACCCGCCGACCCGATCACCTGACCAGGCTTGGGCGGGGTGGGCCCCACGTAGTAAACCACCGCCCCCCGGACGTCAAACGGCAACTCCTCACCCTTTTGCAAAAGATCGTACAACCGCTTGTGTGCCGCATCCCGCGCCGCGTAAATATAACCGGAGATCAGCACCCGGTCCCCCGCCCGCAAACCCGATACCACCTCATCGGTAAGGGGCGTCGTCACCTGCTTCAAAGACACGGCTCTCTCCTCCTCCGCCGGAGTCACAGCACCGCTTCCTTGTGCCGGGCCGCGTGACACTGCAGGTTCACCGCCACCGGGAGGCAGGCAATGTGGGTGGGATACACCTCCATGTGCACCGCCAGCGCCGTCACCCGGCCGCCCAGACCCTGCGGCCCTATCCCCAGCCGGTTGATCCGTTCCAGCAGCTTTTCCTCAATCCCCGCGATCTCGGGCCGGGGATGAGGCTGGCCCACCGGCCGGGCCAGCGCCCGCTTGGCCAGCAGGGCCGCCTGTTCCATGGTGCCACCCACCCCTACACCTACTATGATCGGGGGACAGGGGTTCGATCCCGCCTCATCGACCACCTGCACCACAAAATCCATCACACCCTCAAGGCCATCGGCGGGAGTCAGCATCTTGAGCGCGCTCATGTTCTCAGAACCGGCGCCCTTGGGCAGCACCGTGATCTTCAGCTTATCTCCCGGTACCACCCGGTAGTGGATCACCGCCGGGGCGTTGTCACCCGTGTTCTTGCGCTCAAACGGATCTCCCACCACCGACTTGCGCAGGTAACCTTCCTTGTAACCCTTGCGCACCCCGGCATTGATGGCATCCTCAAGCGACCCGCCCACCACATGCACGTCCTGACCCACGTCCACCAGCACCACGGCCACACCCGTGTCCTGGCACATGGGTACCCACTCCTTGCGCGCCAGGCGGGCGTTCTCAATCAACTGCCCGATGATGTCCTTCCCCACCGGCGACTCTTCCTGCTCCAGCGCCCTCTCCAGTGCCGCGAAGGCATCCTCGCCCAGGTCCATGTTGGCTTCCTGGCACAACCTGGCGACCGCTTCCGCTACCTGAGCCACGTCCACTTCCCTCATGCGCTTCCCCCCTTGCCCCATCCGGCCGGGAACCAGACTGCCTGACATGCCCGCAGATCAATCACGCCCGCGCGCCACCAGGAAATCCAGGGTCCTGCCAGGCGGCAGGCCACCAAAGAGACATTCGACACCTCCCTGCCCCCTCCTGCTTCCAGACGCCGGAAAACACGCTCCCGGGGCCTCGCCCTAGGCGTCCGCAGCGGGCAGCACCCTCGACCGGGACCTAGAGGCCGAGCCCCGCCCGCCCGATAATAGTTATTGGGGGTCAGGAGGGAAGCCGCGGGGATGCAGGTACCTGCTCTGGCCGAAGTCATCCCTCGCCTGGCGAAAATAGCGAGGCGCCACCCGGTACTGGGCCTGGTATTCATAGATCTGGTTGACTTCTCATCTGTACAGGAGAAGCACGGCAGCAGCATGGGGGATGCCATCCTGGCCGCTCTGCGACAGGTGCTGAGCAATGCGCCCCTCCGGCTGGGCAAGGCCACGGGGATCATACCCTGCACCACCGGAGGCGATGACTTCCTGCTCTTCTTCCCCAATCCGGGGGACAAACAAACCCTCGGCCCGGACCTGGAAAGACTGCGGCAACTGGTGGAAACGTGCCTCAACGCAGCGGCATGGGACCTACCACTCGACCGCAGGCTCACCGTCCACCTGGGTTACGCAGAGATCCGGCCCAGCCCGGACGGTCGCATGGACCGGCTCATCTACGAGGCCATGAAGGAGGCCGTCCTCATGGCCAAGTCGGACATGGGCCTGGAGGACTTCCTCTCGCGGCAGGAAATCCTGGCCATCCTGGAAGAGGGCCGGATACATAGCGTCTACCAGCCCATCATTTGCCTCAACGAAGCCCGGGTTGTGGGCTACGAAGCCCTGTCCCGCGGGCCTGGTGGCAGCCACTGGGAAGGACCCCTGACCCTCTTCCCCCTCGCCCAGAAGTACGGCCTGCTGGGACGCCTGGAACTGTTGTGTCACCGCCAGGCCATCACCGGATTGCGGGGGCGTCTCGGGGAATTGAAGCTCTTCCTGAACGTGGACCCCAGGGCGCTGGACGATCCTGCCTTTGACCTGCAACACATCGGCCACGCCCTCAAGGAGGCCGGCCTGGGCCCCCAACAGGTGACCCTGGAACTGACGGAAAGGTCGGCCTCCTCGGACCCCGGACGCCTGCGCCAGGCTCTCGCCAGGGTGCGGGCATGCGGCTACACCGTGGCTCTCGACGACGTGGGATCCGGATACTCCAGCCTGCGCACCCTGATAGAACTCCAGCCCGATTACGTCAAGATCGATGGGTACCTGGTCAGAAACTGCCACCGCGACCCGCCCCGCCGCGTCATCGTTGACACCCTGGCCCACCTGGCCCGTCGCCTGGGCTGCATCACTGTGGCGGAGGGCGTGGAAGACCCCGGCGAGGTGGAAATCCTGCTCGCGGCGGGGGTCGACCTGGCCCAGGGCTACCTGTTCGCCCGGCCAGCCCGGGAACTGCCCACCCCTGACCCCTCGGCACTGGCCCTGCTGCGGGCAGGCAGGGCGGGCACCACGTAGGGAGATCCAGACCCCGGATGCCTCAGCACCAGCACCTCTGCCCCATAGACGCGCCGGACCACCTCCTGGGTGAGTACCTCCTCGGGAGCACCGCTGGCGAAGACGCGTCCTTCGTGCAGCAGGAGGAGATGGTCGCACCAGGCCGCCGCCAGGTTGAGGTCATGCATCACTCCCAGGACGGTCATCTCCCGCTCCCGGCTGAGCCGGGACAACAGTGACAGGACTTCGATCTGGCGGGCAATGTCCAGGTGCGAGGTGGGTTCATCCAGCAACAGCAGTGCAGGTTCCTGGGCCAGGGCCCGGGCGATCATCACCCGCTGCTTCTCCCCTTCGCTCAAAGCACTGAGCAGCCGTCCGGCCAGGGATGCGGTACCGGTGAGTTCCAGGGCCCGCGCCACTGCCTGCCGGTCAGCGGGTCCCTCCCCTGACCAGGGGGCCAGATGGGGAAGCCGCCCCAGCGCCACCACCTCAGCTACGTTGAAATCAAACTGGGGGCGCCAGTCGGGACTGGTCGTGGCCGCCCATGGTGGCGGGTATCAGCCGGGAAGGTAAAAAACGCCCACGCCCCTCCTCGAGCAGCCCTGATGCGGATATAATACCCCCCGGGGGGCGGTTCGGCATGCCCAAAGCGACGGCAGTCGTGGATCCCGCTAAGTGCAACGCAGCTTCATGTGAAGACGGCATCTGCGTGGCCGCCCGCGCCTGCCCCACCCGCATCCTCAGGCAGGATAGTCCTTACGAAGTACCGTACCAGGTGGCCATGTGTCGCGGCTGCGCCAAATGCGCCGTCACGTGCCCTCTCAAGGCCATCCGCATGGTCTAGGCGGGGGCAGCCACCTCCACCCGGGGGCGGGGAAGCAGGCCCGCTTCCTTCACTATTTCGGGGACGATTTCCTCCCAGGCGATGGCCATGATGTGCACGCCGCGCACCCCGGGGATCTCCCGCAGGCGGGCGATCAACTCCACCGCGATGGCCACGCCTTCCTTTTCCTGATCGGTGGCCGACCTCATGCGGTCGATGAGTTCCTGGGGCACCACCATGCCAGGCACGGTGGCGGTGCGCTCGAGGGCCTTGGCGGACCGGGTGGGGACGATACCGGCCAGTATGAACGCCTGCTCGTGCAACCCCATGTCCCGCACCACCTGCATGAAGCGGGCGAAGCGATCCACGTCGAACACCGCCTGGGTCTGGATGAAGTCAGCGCCCGCCTTCACCTTTTTGGCCAGCCGCAGGGCCCGGAACTCCACCGGGTCGGCAAAGGGGTTTTCCGCCGCCCCGATGAAGAAGCGGGGCGGTGCCACCTTGATCTCCTCACCGTTCTGGAAACGCCGGTACTCCCGCATGTCGTGCACCAGTCTCACGAGCTGGACGGAATCCAGGTCGTACACGGTGCGGGCCTGGGGATGGTTACCGAAGCTGATGTGGTCGCCGGTGAGGCAGAGGACGTTGCGCACACCCAGGCTGTACGCACCCAGAAGGTCCGACTGGATGGCGATGCGGTTGCGGTCCCGGCAGGTGACCTGCATGACCGGCTCGCCCCCGGCCGCCATCACGTGCACGGCCGCAGCCAGGCTGCACAGGCGCACGATGGCGGTCTGGTTGTCGGTGAGGTTGATGGCGTCGGCCACCTCCTTGATGGCCGCCGCGTGGCGGGAGATCCCCTTGGAAGAGGCGCTCTTGGGGGGACCCACCTCGGCGGTGACGGCGAAGTGGCCCTCCCGCAGGACGCGCTCCAGCCGGCTTTCCGTCTTACACCCGTTACCAGTCATAGCCGGGCTTCCTCCTTCACCACCCGGCGCAGACCGCCGTCGTGGGTCCGCGACCAGTCTTTGGGCTCCCTGAGCTCGAGCAGAAGGTCGAGCCGATCGAGTTCCTTCAGGCGGTCATATATGAGTTGCCACCCGCAGGCCACCTCGGGGGATATCTCGCACTTGCCTCCCTGGGAACCCCCGCAGGGGCCGTTGAGCAGGCTCTTGGAGCAGCGCGTGATGGGGCAGATGCCCCCCGTGAGGTGCAGTATGCAATCGCCGCATGCCAGGCACCTCTCCTCCCACACGCCGGCCTCCAGGGTGGCGCCCGCCCCCTTGGTGTTCAAACCCGGCACCACCCAGGTGCGGCGGAAGCGCTCGGCCAGGAAGTTCACCCCCACCCCGCATCCCAGGGAGAGAATGCAGTCGTATTCCGCCACCTTTTTGGCGATGGCGTCCAGATACTCGGGATCGCACTGGCGGGTGACGGCGGCGCTGTCGAAGGCGGTGTCCCAGCCCTCCCGCGCGGCCATCAGGCGCAGGGCCGAGGCCAGGATCTCCGCTTCCTTCTCGCCCCCCGCCTGGCACACGGTGACGCATCCCCCGCACCCCAGCACCAGCACTCGCGTGCACTGGCGCACCTGGGCCGCTATTTCCGGGATGGGTTTCTGCTCCGCTATGATCACGCTCTCACCTTCTTCGCCCGCGCGGGGTTGGGTCCCAGTTGCCTGACGCGCTCGGTGAATTCACGGGCCACCTGGGCAAAACGGGCTCCGTCGGAGGCAGGCACGTTGTACATCTCCACCCGCTCCGGCTCCCAGCCGATCTGGGAAAGCAGTTTCTTGATCGCGCCCACACGCCTCTTGGCCCTGATGTTACCCTGCTGGAAGTGGCAATCTCCTTCCATGCACCCGGCCACGTACACCCCGTCCGCTCCCTCTTCCAGCGCCCGCAGCAGCAGGGCGGGATCCACCCGCCCGCTGCAGGGCACCTCGATCAGTCGCACGTTGGGCGGGTACTGCAGGCGCATGGAACCGGCCAGATCGGCCGCCGAATACGCGCAGTAGTAACAGCAGAACGCCACGATCTTGGGCTCGAACCGGGCCTGGGCCTGCTCCGGTCCGGTGCCTGCCGGTCCCGCGGCGGCCGGGGCAGGGATAGCTTCGGCACCGTCGTTCGCGGACACTGTTCCACCTCCTGACGACCGCGTCGCCTGGCACCGCCGCTACGGCAGGCCCGCCAGCTTGGCTTCCATCTGGTCGAACCGGTAGTTGCCCAACTGGATGGCCCGTGCCGGGCACTCTGCCGCGCACATGCCGCATCCCTGACACTGCACGGCCTCGATCTGGGCCACCCCGCGGGCGTTGATGAAGGGTACGTGGTACGGGCAGACCCGCACGCAGGTCAGGCAGGCCGCGCACCGGGACTCGTCCACCACCGACACCACGCCCCCCACCCAGAGCGACTCTTTGGACAGCACCACCGCGGCCCGCGCCGCCGCCCCCTGGGCCTGGGAGATTGCCTCCTGCAGGGACTTGGGCCAGTGGGCCCCACCGCACAGGTATATCCCCGCCGAGGGGAAGTCCAGGGGGCCCATCTTAATGTGGGTCTCCAGGAAGAACCCGCCCTCGCCCAGGGGGACCTTGAGCAGGGAAGCCAGTTCCTTTGCCCCCGAAGCGGGCACCACGGCGGTGGCCAGGGCCACCAGATCGGGATGGAGTTCGATGCGGCGCCCGGAGGCCGAATCCACCGTGCCCAGCCAGAGCCGCTCCTCCTCTTTCTGCAGCACCGGCGGTGCGTCGTCGGGGTAGGGCAGGAAGGAGATCCCCAGGGAGCGGGCCTCGCGGTAGTACTTCTCAAGGAACCCGTACGAACGCATATCGCGATAGAGAACCACCACGTGGCAGCGGGGCGCCAGCCGCTTGAGCCACAGCGCGTTCTTCAGGGTCTGGGCACAGCACACCCGACTGCAATACGCCCGCTCCGCATCCCGCGAACCGACGCACTGGATGAACACCACCTGCCTCCAGGGCGGACGGGAACCTTCCCGCTCCAGGGTGGCGAGCTGGCCTTCCAGTTCGGTGACC encodes the following:
- a CDS encoding hydrogenase iron-sulfur subunit is translated as MPAPAAAGPAGTGPEQAQARFEPKIVAFCCYYCAYSAADLAGSMRLQYPPNVRLIEVPCSGRVDPALLLRALEEGADGVYVAGCMEGDCHFQQGNIRAKRRVGAIKKLLSQIGWEPERVEMYNVPASDGARFAQVAREFTERVRQLGPNPARAKKVRA